The stretch of DNA CATCTGTGTAGATTTCATCGATTTTCCTGCTTCCAGACCCATAAATACAAATATTCATCATTCAGCTCCTAAATATCCGGTGTTTGCTCAGCCAGGCATAAATGGCAAATCGCATTAACATTATCTTTTTGGTTATCTTTAACAGGACATAAAAATGTGCCATTTCTCTCTTCCACTTTCAAATGTCCTGGAAATTCACTTCCAACTGGATGAATTGGCTCTTCTAAAATAAAAGTAGTATACAATGCTGTAATCACATAAATCAATGGGAATTTATCATCATCGTTATTGGATAATCTTTCTTTTTCAAAGGTTCTCTCAAGCATGGGGAATGATTCGTCATAAGCGTTTTTATCAATCACTCCATCCTCATAGCTGTCGTTTTCCAATACTTCTTTCATGCGCATGATGAAATATTTTATATAAATTTCGAGGTATTTTTCACGATAATTTTCGTGAACATATTCTCCATCTTTCCTCATATATGCTGTAGCCATCATTAAATCGTATACTGAAATTATACGAGCATATTTTTTTAGTATCTCCATCAATTCCTTTCGAGTAATCTTTTCTTGTGGAGATAGTTCTTTAAGTTCATCTAATATGTCTTCAGCTTTCATGTATTTTTTAATATAGTCTTCATTGTTAATAAAAACTATTAATTACTTGGCATTACTAATAGTTAATTGGTTGATTGTTATGGCTGAAAAGTTTATCGAGATTTCAAAAGAAGATATTGAAAATGTGGAAAATGCATTAAAAACAAATTCCGATTATAAATTAAAAAACCCAAAATTCAATGTTAATACATTTAAAAAATCTCAAGATATTATTCTAATCCAATATGTTGCAAATGTGGAAAACGAATTGGTTTTCCAGACAAAGGAGGAAAACGGCAAATATTACATTTCAGAAACTTTTGACTTATTTATGGACAATATCATAAATGGTAATGTTTCAAGGGATGTTTTCCAGTCCGTTTATAAATATTTCCATGATGTCATTGAAAATAAGGACTATGATTTTGAGGATGAAAAAGAGGAATTGATTAATTTCCTTGTTTTGACTGAAGAATATGATGAAGAACAGTTGAAGATAGACTTGGATCCATCAAAAATCCGTCAGGATTATCAGAATGACTATGACAGAGTTTATTCTGATGAATCTTTAAACAGAGTTCAAAAAAGCTTGGCTTTAAAGGAATTGCTCCATATGTCAATTTGCCAGGTCGTAAATGATATTGACTTATTTTTCACAAGGCCTTATGATTTGACTCCCGAAGAAAATGCCGAAAAGAACAGGCAAGAGGAAAAAGCACTGGAAAAAGAACTCCAATTATCATAAGTATTAAGTAATATTAATGTTAAAATTAATATTATAAATTGGATTTAATTGATTATATGATTGCCATTACTAAAAATGAAGAAGTTGTTCTGGATCAGATTAAGATATTTGATGTTGAATACCCTGATGGAATTCCAATCGGTGTTTTAAGAAAGGAACTGGGGTTTCATGAATATGATGTAGTGCATATTCTCGAAGAACTTCAAGAAAAGGAATTGGTTGTTTTCAAAGACAATAAAGTAAGTTTATCCAACATAGAAAAGGAAATCAATACAGTAAATTCTAAAAAGGATGTTGAAAAACTAGAATTGAACATGAAAGAAAAGGAATCATATGAATTAATTCAGGAACTGGTTGATGACAAGAACTTGGTCTCCAAATATACATTGGAAGGTCATTTGCTTTACGGAGACTTAAAACTTACTAATTTTAGAATGTACCATATCATATTGTCTCTTCAAAATAAAGGCCTTTTAAAATCCATTGAAAGGGACGACGGCGAATATTACCTCCTCGTTGGATAATATTTTTTACATTTTTTTTAATATTGCAGTATTATTATTTTACTATTTCATCATAATATTTATATAATTTAAAAATTATACCTATTAACATTAATTAAGCTTTTGATGTGTTTTATTATGATGAGAATAAGTATGTCGTTACCTAAAAAATTATTATCTGATTTTGATGAAGTGTTAAAAGAAAGGGGATATCAATCCCGTTCAAAAGGAATTCGTGATGCTCTTCAAGATTATATTGTAAGATATCAATGGATGAATTCCATGGAGGGGCAAAGGATTGGTATTATAACTATTATCTATGACCACCATTATACTGGTGTTATGGAAAGCCTTGCAGAAATCCAACACAGTTTCAGAAATGAAATTAATACAAGCATGCATATTCACATGACTGATAAATATTGTATGGAAATCGTTGTTGTCAATGGGGATATTGCCGAAATTCGTGATTTGACTGAAAAAATCATGAGATTAAAAGGTGTTGAACACGTAAAACTCACCAGTACTGCAAATGGAGAAGATTTTAAAGAACCGGGTCATTCCCATGACCATGGCAACCACTATCATTAAATTCTTCTTTTATTTTTTTTATTATGAAATTCAAAACAACACCATACCATCTTGATTTGCTTAAAGATGAAGATAGACTATCCGCTTTTTTTGAAGCTATCAGTGAATATGACGGGAACACTGATTTGGCCTATGATTTGGGTTGTGGCAGCGGTGTTTTGTCTTATTTTTTAAAGGATAAGTTTGATGAAATAATTTCCATTGAAATAAATAAAAAGACATATGACTGCGCAAAGGATAACCTGGCCGTTTTTGACAATATCGAAGTCGTCAACAGTGATGTTCTGGAATATGAATTCACCAAAAAAGCCGATTTGATTGTTTGCGAAATGTTGGACACTGCACTGATTGATGAAGAAGAAGTTCCTATTTTAAATCATGTTCGAAAATTCTTAAAGAAGAATGGTAAAATCATACCTCAAGGCATCATTAACACCGCAGAACTTGTAAACCTCGAAAGGCACAATATCCACTGGGATGAAGGTGTGAATTATGAAGTTTTTTCAAAACCGCTGGTTTTTTGTGAATTAGATTTTTTAGATGAAATCAATCCCGAAGTCGAAGTGGACATGTCTTTGAAGGCCACTAAAGAAGGTTTAATCAACGGGTTGAAAATCACCTCTTTTACTAAACTCAATGACAACTTAATAGTAGGCCCATTGCCTATGCTAAACCCTCCCTTATTAATCCCATTAGATGAAAAGGAAATAAAAGTAAATGATTTAATAAATGTTAACCTAAAATATATTATGGGAAATGGGATTGAAAGTATTCAAACCCAATATTATTAAGGTGGTAGATTGTCTTTTGAAGTCCAATTAAAAGATTTTTTAAATGATTTTGAAAAATTAATTGTTTTAGGCGTAGGAAATGAGCTCAAAAGCGATGATGGCGTTGGACCATTTATAATTAAAAAATTAATTGATGAAAACATTAAAAACGACAATCTGCTGTTCATTAATGCTGAAACGGTCCCTGAAAATTTCACAGGCAAAATCAGAAAGGAAAATCCGACCCATGTAATCATTGTTGATGCATGCCTGATGGGGTTAATGCCGGGTGAAATAAAGATCGTAAATAAAGATGATTTTGTAAACATTGGTATTTCAACTCATTCAATGTCTTTATCATATTTTGTTAAATATCTGGAAAAGGGCACTGATTTCAAAGTGATTTTCATTGGAATCGAACCGGAGACAATGGATTGGGGAGAAAAACCAACACGCAAGGTTGAAAAAACAGCTTATGAATTTATAGAAATTTTAAAGGAAATTATACTATGAAAATTTTATTTATTGGGTCAAGATTATACGATGATATTGATTGGTATGTTAAAAGTAAAAACATAGAAAGTGTTTTAACAGAATCTAATGAGGAAGCCATTAATTTGGATTTGCCAGACCAAGTTTTTATTGTTCCTCGTGGAATGGACGGTCCAAAACAGGTGGCGTTAATGCAGAATGTTGATGCTATTGTCCCATTGATTGGAATCGACCCTCCATTGATTGATGTTGCTCACATGAAGGAAGAAGTTGAAAAAGAATACGATATTCCTGTTGTGGCTGCGGGAGTGCGTGCAGTCGAATTGACTTCTAACAAAATAAGAACAAAAGAGTTTTATCAAGAAATTGGTGTTGTCACTCCTGATTATCAAATATTGAACAGCCCTGATGAGCTGTCCTTGGATTTCCCTGTTGTTTTAAAGCAAGGTGAGGGTCAAGGAGGAAAAGACATCAAAATAGCTGAAGATATGGATGACGTGAAGGATTATTTTGAAGAATTTAATCAGGCATTATGCGAAGAATTCATTGAAGGATCTGAAATTTCCATAGAAGTTCTTGGATTCAATGGCGAATATGTCGCCCTGCCTCCAATTTATAAGGGTGAAACTACTTTGGAAGGAACACATCCTTTGAATAAGGTGAAAACAGGTCCTTGTATCGTTGAAGGATTGGACAATAATCTGGTTCAGCATACTGCATATAAGGTTGCGAAAAATTTGGATTCAGACGGTATTTTTGAAATGGATTTCATGTATTCTGCAAAGAATGACCAGTTATATGCTATTGAGGTTAACACCCGCCCTAACGGCACCCGATATCTGACTACTGCTACTTGCGGCATCAATTCATTATGTGAACTGGTTAATATGGCAATCGGAGAATTCAGCTTACCTAGCATTGCCGATAGATTGGAATATCATTATTCTACTGAAATTCCAATTGGCAATTATGAAGGTCCAGCTCCAAAACAACCGGTCAAGTCATTTGAGGCCAATGATTTTGTGGTCCATGGTCCTGAAGGTTATCAAAGGATTACTGCAAGGGCAAACTCTAAAAATGAACTTGAAAATTTAATTGAAAAATTAGTATAATCTGTGTTATAACTTATAATTAGAATTATATAGTATTACAAATAGATACTTTATTAGTATAAAATATTTATTTAGTGTGGTAAAATGAATAATACAGATTTGTTAATTCTTTTTTCAATAACATTATGTGCTACTATATTTTTTACATGGTATGTTAAGAGAATATTGATTAAAGCAAGGATTGCTGATAATCCAATTGTTAGTGAACATAGACATAAAAGCGGCACTCCTACAATGGGGGGAATTGCATTTCTTTTTACAATTTCCTTATTGATTGCATTGTATTATCAAAATACTCCTATCCTAATGGTATTATACATAATGCTTGCAGGAGGAATTGTAGGTTTAGTCGATGATTTAATTGGTTTGAAAGTTAAGGAAGTCCAAAAGATTGTTGTTAATGTTTCTGATGAAGTAATTGTGCTTGGAAGATTGGATGTCCAACCTGGTGAAGAGGTACGTGTTGCTACACCAAAAGCAAAAGCCGAAGTCGATGATTTGCTCAAGGCAGGCAAAGTTGAAGTGATTGGTGAAGTGCCAATTAAAACAGAACCAGAAGAGCTTGAAAAGATTATTTGTCAAATTATTTTAGGATTATTCTTTGCATTGACAGGTGTTGTCACTTCAATTGGAGGTTTCCAATTAGGCATTTTTGCAATACCTGTTGTGATAATAGCTATTTTAGGTTGTATTAATTCAGTCAATCTTATTGATGGTATGGACGGTCTTGCAGCAGGAATTGTAGGATTGGCATCTGTTGCATGCTGTGTTTATGGTTATTTATTTGGCCCAATGACTATTATTCCACCATTTTTAATCCTTGCAGGAATCTGTTTTGGATTTTTAGTATTTAATTCCTATCCCGCTTCAATATTTATGGGGGATACAGGATCATTTGTATTAGGTACAGGTTTTGCAGCAGCGGTTTTGGTATGTGACATTCCATACTTCGGTGTTCTTGCATTGGGTGTACCTATTGTTTCAGTCATCGTCAGTTTACTTCACAGAGCACATATTATCAAATTGCCAGTTGAACCTTTACACCACACTTTAAATCATTACGGCATGTCTGAAACAAAAATAGTATTTAGCTATTGGGGCATTACTATATTATTATGCGTTATAGGTATTATTGCAAAAATGTACATATTTTAATTTCTTTTAGGTGATACAATGGATATTTATGATTTGGTTGATGCTATCAATGGAGAACTTATTGGTAATGTAGATTTCTTTTCCATTGATGGATTTACAGGTAAATTTACTTTTTTAAATGATTCCCACACGGGAGATATTGTTATAAGACATTGGATTAATGCTGATGGAGTGGAAATTGCTTTCAATAAAAATATTGCATGCCTAATTACCCAAACACCAAAGGATGGTGCAATTGAGATGGCTAAAAAGCTGAGTTTTCCATTAATCATTACAGATAATATAGAGCTTGCTAATGCATATGCATTATCACATACAATAAAGAAGTTCTCTCCAGATTCCACCAATGTTGTAGTTACAGGAACTAACGGAAAATCAACAACTTCACATTTAATTTATCATATTTTAAATAATGCTGGTCATCGTGTTCTTACCAATACGGACAGCGAGTCAGAATTCAATACCTTAATTGATCCTATGGTGTCCAAGCTGATTTCTGATGAAGTTACCGAAAATGGGGATTTGGATTATCTTGTTATTGAGGTGTCTGAAGTTCAAGGATGGCTTGGAAATTTAATGGAAAATCATGCCGCATTAATGAGCGAAGCCGTAAATCCAAAAGTGGGTGTTATAACAAACATAGCTATGGATCATATCGGTCTTGTAAACTCTATTGATGAAGTGTTCGATGAAATAAAAGCCGTTCCGGATGCTATTGGTGATGGAATTTGCGTTTTAAATCATGATGATGAACTTGTAATGAAGTTAAGTGCAAAAAACCCGTTTTACATTTCAATGAATGAATTAAGCGAGGATAATGCCGTTTACTTTAATGAAGACAAGGTTATTTATGGAAATGAAATCATTTTAACAATCGATGATTTGCCGTTTAAAGGAAATCATTTTATTCAAAATATACTTTCCGCTGTAGCGGCTTGCATATCATTGGGAATAGATATGGATGACATTGTTGAAGGAGTCAAATCATATAAACCTTTGAATAGACGTTTCGCCAAGTTAAATGACGAACCTCTGATTTTCGATGATTTTGCCCATAATCCTGATGGAATCAAATCAACAATTTCCGAAACAATCAAATTACTAAAGCCAAATCAGAAATTGCATTTGGTATGTGCCATCAGAGGTTCAAGGGGAGTGGAAATCAATAAGCTAAACGTTGAAGCGATTGTTGAGTCAATGAATGATAATATCGAGTTAAGCTTATCCTCAAGTAATGATGTGGTCAATGATTTGAATTATGTTGAAGATGAAGAAAGGAAAGTGTTTTTCGATGTTTTGAATGAAAACAATATTGAATATACTCATTATGACAATCTGAAAGACTGTTTAAGTGAGGTCTATAAAAAATCACAAAATGGAGACATTATCCTGTTAATTGGTGCTCAAGGAATGGACCCTGCAGAGTCACTTTTAAAAGACATAATATAAATTTAAATATAATATTAATTTAATATAATAAATGTATAATTTATTCTTTTTTTGAGAATATTGATACAAGAGGATTAAAACATGTTTATAAAGATTAGAAGAGACACATTAATAATTTTATTATTAGCGTTTATTTTGATTCTTTGTGGCCGTTTAATTACCTATGTTGCATTTGCAGCAACTGATGATGTAAATGATGGTATTCCTATTTCAGGAATTATTGTTAAAGGTAATGATATTGTCCCTGTTGAAACAATCAGAGCAAATGTTATGCAAGCAGGTTTTAGGGATGGTAGTGTAATTTATGGAGATATTTTAAAAACTTCTAAACGAGAAGTTTCGCTGATGGATGCAATTCAGACGGCTCAAGAATTTGCAACACGGTCAACGGTGCCAGGTACATCTGTTGAACCGATTACCGCAGCCGATGTTCAAGTAGATAAGAACACAGGTGTGGTTACTGTAACCGTTATTGAAGACTTTTCTTCAGTCGAATTGGAGAATAATACACGGGGAAGTGGAAGTTATGAAGATTAATTTTAAAATTCCACTGATCTTTTTTGTAATCTTATTATTGACAATGAGCAGCGTGGCAGCTACTTGTAACATTGTTGTTATTACAGACCCATCTGGAAATGACCCAAATGGTGCTGCTGCCGGAAGTATGTCCTTTGCAGACAATATGTTCCAGTCAACTTTCTTGCTTTCAAGGAATAATCATTTCACCGTTCTTTCAGGGGGTACCGGTAGTTCAGATACCCGGCTGGATTCTATTGTTGATGCTGTTGCCAGCCTTGAAAACAATCAATCCGCAGCATCTGCCGCTTCATTGGCTGCTAATTATAAAGGTGCTCGTATTATGGTCGGAGGACCTACCATCGGTGCAGCAGTAGGTGGATCATTTAATGCTTATGTAATCACTGTTGATGATGCAAGTAATGAGATTAAGGTTACTCCATACAACAGCGGTGTCGCTACTTTAGAGCCTGGACAAAAAGGAGCTATTATTCACTTGAGGAATACTAACGGAAATCCTTTGTATGGTACTGCAGACTCTGTGAGAAAAGAAACCGCAATGAATATTGGAAAAATGATTAGGGATGGTTATCCTGCAACCACTATTGTTTCAGAAGCTATGGGCGAAGTAGCTAAAGACGCCGGTGAAAAATATGGTGGGGGTGGTGTAAACCTCGTATCCGGCATATCTACCACAGATATGTTTACTCCTAAGGAAATGAATTCATCAGGTTATCCGATGGATGAAGAATATTCTAAAAACTGTGAGGAGTGCGGATGGGCGTTAGGTTATCCTGCCGCAGAGGTTTACGATAAATGTCCTGTTTGCGGCGGAGATATCAAAACAGTCTATGCATATGAGGCTTTAGGCAATGCTTTGACTGTCAGTTCAAATGCAGTTAGTGTTTCAGTCTATGGAAGTGACAGGCCAGGTCTGGAAGCTACTACAAAAGAAATTGTTGAAGCATCTGTTGCAAAGAACGGATATGATGCATCTGCAATTGCAGGTTCAATTAATAGAGGTATTAATAATGGGCTTTTAATGGGTGTCGATCACGTCGAACCTAAGGATATTAATGTAAAACAAGGTTCTAAAGCTGTTGGTGTTTATTACAATGCACTTCCTGGTGATAGGTCTTCTCCTTCATGGGATTTACCTATTAATGGAAATATCTTAACTATCTTAGGAAGTATACAGACAGTTGTAGGTATTATTTTACTTTTATTAGTAGTATTTAGAAGCAGATTATTAAAATCCTTCCAAGAAAGGTGATTTTCCACCTTTTATCTTTTTTTAGGAGGTTATTATGGCATTAATATTAGTTAGGGGTGAAAACAATTCTAAATTGCTCAATGCAATTTCCGATATGGAAAAACACGCTAATTTAAATTTGGTTTCAAAACCTCGTGAGATTGACCCTGATTTTGCTGATTCACTGGTTGAAGGCATCTTAAATTCAAAACTTAGAACAAAATCCGCTGTTGCCACAGCGTTTTTTGTAAAAGAAGATACTACATTAAGCATTATGCAGATTAAAAAGATTCATCCTCCGGCACATGTTGTTGTTGTCAGTGATGAATATGAAGGATATTCAAAATTAGAAGAGTTATTAGACTCTGCTCCTATGTTTCAAGGATATAATTCAATTAAAGCAAAAAATGAGGGCATGATTGACTATAAAATCAATGTTAAGGTTAGGAACGTTAAAAATGATAAGTTGAATAGCTATCGTAAATAGCTATTTCCTTTTAATTTTCATTACATTTCCTAATGTGCGTTCACCAGATGAATTGCTGATAAACTGATTCAAATCAATGTTATCTGTTTTTTCTAGAAGTTTTATGTTCAAAGCTTTTTCTAATTTTTTTGTAAGTTTTGTATCTGGTGTCATTTTTCCGGTTTCAATTCTTGTAATGACTGAAACCCTTTCGTTGATCTTTCTGCCCAAATCTTCACGAGACCAATTTTTGGATTCCCTTGCCTTTCTGACTTCATGTTCGAAATCCTCAATCAGCTCTTCTGTTGGTTCATCATTTCTTGAATAATTTCTGTTTCTTGTTGTTGAAGGTCTTTTTGATTTGGATTGCTGTCTGAATTTTGGTTTAGGAGGTGCTTTTTGGATTGTTCCAAGTTTAGAGCACTCTTTACAAACAACCATGACAGATCCTTCGATTTTAGCTCTTATTGGATTATTTTCGGGTACTGGTTTACCACAAATTTCACATTCCATTTTTATCAGTTTCCCCAATTATTTCTATTTAATTATATGTCGATTCACTTATTAATATTTGTTAGTAAGATTTAAAATGAATACCTTTAAATACTTTAAAGTTACAAATTGTTATTAAACTAACATAGTTTTATAAATTTATGCTAACTGGAGATGATTCACATGGATGATTTTAATGATTTGGAAAATTCTTCTAAAGAACAATTAATCGAAAAAGTAGAATCATTACAAGATGAGATTGATATATTGAGAGAAGAAAAATCCAAAGCTAAAAGTAACTTAATGTGGAAAGTTAGGAAATTAGAAAAGGATAAAGTCTTAATTGAAAATGAAAAAATCAGACTTGAAAGAGAAACCAAATCTTTACGTTCTGAAGTAGACAGATTTAGGTCTCCACCTTTAGTGTTAGCTACTATTACTGAAGTTTTAGATGATAATAGAATGACTGTTAAAAGTAGTACAGGACCTAGTTTTCTTGTTAATTACTCAAAATTCTTAGATGAAAAATTATTAGTGCCTGGTTCAAGGGTTGCATTAAATCAACAGACCTTCGGTATTGTTGAAGTGTTGCCGTCAGAAAAAGATGCGAATGTTTCAGGAATGGAAATTGAAACAAAACCAGACATTACATATGACCAAATCGGTGGTTTGGAAGAGCAAATCCTAGAAGTTAAGGAAACTGTCGAATTGCCTTTGACTGAACCTGAACTGTTTGAAAAAGTAGGTATTGAACCGCCTAAGGGAATATTGTTATATGGTCCGCCGGGAACAGGTAAGACTTTGCTTGCAAAGGCTGTAGCAAATGAAACCAATGCCACATTCATAAAGATTGTAGCATCCGAATTTGTCAAGAAATACATAGGTGAAGGGGCAAGGCTTGTTCGTGAAGTGTTTGAGCTCGCCAAGGAAAAAGCTCCATCCATCATATTCATTGACGAACTTGATGCAGTCGCCGCAAAAAGACTTAAAAGTTCCACCAGTGGGGACAGGGAAGTTCAAAGGACTTTAATGCAATTACTCGCAGAGTTAGACGGATTCGAATCAAGAGGAGATATTGGAATTATTGGTGCAACCAATAGACCTGATATCTTGGATCCTGCATTATTGCGTCCGGGACGTTTTGACAGATTCATTGAAGTTCCGCTCCCGAATGTTGACGGCAGACGTGAAATCCTCAAAATCCACACCAAAAACATGTCATTGGATGATGAGGCGGACATTGATTTGCTTGCTGATTTGACTGATGAACTGTCCGGTGCAGACTTGAAGGCGGTATGTACAGAAGCAGGTATGTTTGCAATTCGTGAAAAACGTGATAAGATTACAGTGGCAGACTTTATGGATGCTATTGAAAAAGTCATGAGCAAAACCAAAGAAGACGAATTGTTCAAGACAGAAGCGGGCGTAATGTTCGGTTAATGTTAATATAAAAATAAGCCAATGATGAACCCTATGAGCTCTGATACGTGATGAATGATGGGCGAGCTGAGGCTTATTTATTAATCTTTTTTTGTAAAACTTTATTTAAAAGTAAAATCTAATACTATAATTATGTTATTTAATAAAAATGATACTCACGTTAATGATAGAATTCTTTATCAAACTAAGCCGAACATGCTTTTCGGTTGCAAAAAAGCAGTTTACGGTTTGGTTTTATTAGGTGTTGTTTTGATAATCTCACCTATGGCTATTCAATTCATTGGTGAAATGCAAGTTTATTTAATATCACAAATTAAGCTTCCGCTAACAAGATATATAGCTATTGCATTTTTTGTTATCATTCTTATTATAGTAATATATATTATTTGGCAACTTGTTGGATGGTATTCTATGGAATATACATTAACAGAATCCAGAATTATTGTTAAATCAGGGGTATTGTCCACTAAAAAGATTTATATGCCTTATGCCACTATTCAAGATGTAAACACTTCTCAAAATATAATTGAAAAGTTGTTTAATATAGGATCAGTTTCAATATTCAGCGCCTATGATAATAATCTGTTAGAGTTGAAAAGCATTTCCAATCCTTCAGAAGCTGAAGAAATCATATTTTCAAGGATTATGGGTCCTAGAAACTTCCAACCGCAATCCAGAAGTATTCCTCAGCGTGATTTTCGAGATTATTCTCTGGAATACCCTCAAAATGAGGAGTATTACGATGAATTTGAGCCAATCACTCCAATCAATAGAGAAAAGGATCTTCAAAGAAGGGAATATGAATACTATCCTGAAAATCTGAATTTCCAGGAGCCTTCCCAGAATCCGAAATATGAGTATGAGCCATATGACGATTTTGAAAATAACGTAAATTATATTATGGAAGATTTGGAACCTCAAAATGACTATCCTCAAGACAATTATTATGATAGGCAAGAAGAATATTCATATGGTCAGGATTATCATGATTTAGAAGACTATTCTGATAATCATATTAATAACCATCAGGATGATCAAGGGGAACCAAACGACTCAAGCGAAACAGCTATCAGAAGGCATTTTGATAAATTTAGGAAATAAGGTATAATGAGCTTTGATTTTGATGTTTCTATTATTGGAGGAGGGCCTATAGGCTCCACAATAGCATATTATCTTTCAAAAAGGGGTTTGTCCGTTTGCATAATAGAAAAGAAAAAGGAAATAGGATACCCTTTGCAATGTGCAGGAATATTGAGCAAAAAGATTTTCGATTTAAATGAATTGCCTGATGAAGTGATAATCAATAAGGTAAAAGGCGCTTTTATCCACAGTCAGAATCATATATTAAACGTTGAAAAGGATGCCGATGAAGCGTATGTCATTGATAGGATAGGATATGACAAATTCCTGTTCAATAGGGCCGTTCAAAACGGAGCATCACTAATTAATCAGAAGGCTGTTGATTTTGACATTGAAAATGCCATTGTTCATCTTTCGGATAATCAAAAAATCAAATCCAAAGTGATTGTAGGCTGCGATGGGCATAATTCCATATTGTCCAAACAGATGGGCAATGCAGTGGATAGCTTCAATGCAACACAGTTTCTCGTTGAAATAAGTGATGAAAGTATAATGTCCTTTAGAAATTCGGATAAATTGATTTCGAATTATGTGGATACATGCATTCTGGAAGAAATATTGCCCGGATTTTTATGGGTGATTCCCACAAATGAGGATTCATATAGAATAGGTTTGTTCTCAAAGGATTCACATAAGAGTCAGGAGTTGATTCTGCAGGATTATCTGAATGAGCATTTTGAATTTGAAATTAAGGAAAAATTCAAAGGTTTCATACCAATATTCAATGACAAAAATAGGCTGGTGAAAGATAAGGCAATTTTGATTGGAGATGCGGCAAGCCAAGTGAAACCCACCTCCGGCGGAGGGTTGCTGATTGGATTTGATGCCTGTAAAATGGCATGCGAATGTATTTTGGAAGCTATTGAAAAGGATTTTCCTGAAATTTTAAAGGAATATGAAAGGAATTTCTTCAAGAAATATTCCAAGGAGTTCAATTATCAGATTAAAGTTCAAAAATCATTTAACTTGTTTACAAAAGAGGATTTTGATTATTTGTTCATAAAACTTAAGGATAATGATTGTGAAAGGAT from Methanobrevibacter sp. YE315 encodes:
- a CDS encoding DUF356 domain-containing protein, with the protein product MALILVRGENNSKLLNAISDMEKHANLNLVSKPREIDPDFADSLVEGILNSKLRTKSAVATAFFVKEDTTLSIMQIKKIHPPAHVVVVSDEYEGYSKLEELLDSAPMFQGYNSIKAKNEGMIDYKINVKVRNVKNDKLNSYRK
- a CDS encoding multiprotein bridging factor aMBF1 — protein: MECEICGKPVPENNPIRAKIEGSVMVVCKECSKLGTIQKAPPKPKFRQQSKSKRPSTTRNRNYSRNDEPTEELIEDFEHEVRKARESKNWSREDLGRKINERVSVITRIETGKMTPDTKLTKKLEKALNIKLLEKTDNIDLNQFISNSSGERTLGNVMKIKRK
- a CDS encoding proteasome-activating nucleotidase — translated: MIHMDDFNDLENSSKEQLIEKVESLQDEIDILREEKSKAKSNLMWKVRKLEKDKVLIENEKIRLERETKSLRSEVDRFRSPPLVLATITEVLDDNRMTVKSSTGPSFLVNYSKFLDEKLLVPGSRVALNQQTFGIVEVLPSEKDANVSGMEIETKPDITYDQIGGLEEQILEVKETVELPLTEPELFEKVGIEPPKGILLYGPPGTGKTLLAKAVANETNATFIKIVASEFVKKYIGEGARLVREVFELAKEKAPSIIFIDELDAVAAKRLKSSTSGDREVQRTLMQLLAELDGFESRGDIGIIGATNRPDILDPALLRPGRFDRFIEVPLPNVDGRREILKIHTKNMSLDDEADIDLLADLTDELSGADLKAVCTEAGMFAIREKRDKITVADFMDAIEKVMSKTKEDELFKTEAGVMFG
- a CDS encoding PH domain-containing protein, with the protein product MLFNKNDTHVNDRILYQTKPNMLFGCKKAVYGLVLLGVVLIISPMAIQFIGEMQVYLISQIKLPLTRYIAIAFFVIILIIVIYIIWQLVGWYSMEYTLTESRIIVKSGVLSTKKIYMPYATIQDVNTSQNIIEKLFNIGSVSIFSAYDNNLLELKSISNPSEAEEIIFSRIMGPRNFQPQSRSIPQRDFRDYSLEYPQNEEYYDEFEPITPINREKDLQRREYEYYPENLNFQEPSQNPKYEYEPYDDFENNVNYIMEDLEPQNDYPQDNYYDRQEEYSYGQDYHDLEDYSDNHINNHQDDQGEPNDSSETAIRRHFDKFRK
- a CDS encoding NAD(P)/FAD-dependent oxidoreductase, whose amino-acid sequence is MSFDFDVSIIGGGPIGSTIAYYLSKRGLSVCIIEKKKEIGYPLQCAGILSKKIFDLNELPDEVIINKVKGAFIHSQNHILNVEKDADEAYVIDRIGYDKFLFNRAVQNGASLINQKAVDFDIENAIVHLSDNQKIKSKVIVGCDGHNSILSKQMGNAVDSFNATQFLVEISDESIMSFRNSDKLISNYVDTCILEEILPGFLWVIPTNEDSYRIGLFSKDSHKSQELILQDYLNEHFEFEIKEKFKGFIPIFNDKNRLVKDKAILIGDAASQVKPTSGGGLLIGFDACKMACECILEAIEKDFPEILKEYERNFFKKYSKEFNYQIKVQKSFNLFTKEDFDYLFIKLKDNDCERIISEFGDMDEQSILVKEFIKRGLIFKIVPTFLFKKVGKIFGF